ATCCATCGGTTTTTTTTGTCATCCCGAGCCCTGCCGAGGGATCCCTTTAATTTTTAATTGATTGAGATGTCAAGTACTAAGGAAATACAAAGACGAATAAAATCCATCGGCAATACCAAGAAGATTACTAAGGCGATGGAAATGGTCTCGGCCGCCAAGATGAGGAAAACCATCGAGGCTGTTTTGAAGACGCGGTCATACGCCAATTTGAGCTGGATGACGGTTTTGAATATCGCTTCTTCGGTGCATGCCGGAAAATATCTGCATCCGCTTTTAGCGCAAAGAAAAGAAATCAAGCGCGAAGCAATTGTCTTAATTACTTCCAACCGTGGTTTGTGCGGCAGTTTCAATTCAGCCGTGATCGCCAAGGCAGTCAATTCTGTTAAAAAACATCACACTGATGACAAAAAATTGACAGAAAATTTGTCTGAAAAAGTTGAACGGCCGGTTGATTTCATTTTATTGGGCAAAAAAGGAATTTCCGTAAAATCCCGATACAATTATAATATTGCCGCCGAATTCGTGAAGGAAGATGTGGCTTACCAGGCCAAGGAAGTCGTGCCGGTGGCCAAGATGATCATCAATGATTTTCTTTCTGGAAAATATGATAAAGTGATGGTGGCTTACACCGATTTTGTCAGCCCATCCAAGCAGATTCCCCGCGTCAAACAGATTCTGCCGATCGATTTGGAAGCCAAGGATCATCATTTGGGAATTGTCGGCCGTAATCCGCAAGTCGGTTTAGATGCTGAATTTATCAAAGCCAAGGAAGAAAAATATCTGCATGACGAGAAGCATGAATCCTATGTTTTCACCTACGAACCTTCCGCCGAAGAAGTTTTGAATGAAATCCTGCCCCGTTTGATCGAAGTCCAGCTGTTCCAGGCTTTGTTGGAATCCAACGCCTCTGATCATTCCGCCCGCATGGCCGCGATGCATAAAGCCACTGATGCCGCTAAAGATCTGGTCGCCGAGCTTACCTTATATTATAACAAGGCTAGGCAGGCGGCGATCACCAGGGAAATTTCGGAGATCAGCGCGGGAGTAAGCGCGATGAATGGATAAAATTAGTTGATTAGTTAATTAGGTACTTAGTTGTATTATGGATAGACTGCAGTTCATTAAAATATTTTCGAAATATAATTTTTTTGTCATCCTGAACGGAGCTCCGCCAGCTGGCGGAGCGGAGTGAAGGATCTATTGCGCAGGAAACTCGTATTGCGACGATAAAAATTTTTGTTGAAGATGTTCGCATTTCGTGCAAAATAGATCCTTCGCCAGGGGCTCAGGATGACAAAAACGGGGAATGACAGAACGAAAAGGGATGGCAAAATAAAAAAGGGGGATCGCTAAAAATTGATCCCCCTCGAAAAGTTTTATAAGCTGTAAAATTATTTACCAATAAACCACATTATAACCACTTTGAAGAAAGGCACGTTTTCCCGATTTACTCATTGCCTCCCTACCGTTATGAGAATGCAAACGATGGCATTGGCTACATTCATAGTAGTAGGGAGTATCCGGTTTTTTTTCTGTTTCAGTAAGTTCTTCGGCGGGAACTCTACATTGTTTTTCACCTATTTTTACTATTCCTCTGCAGGTTTCTTCACAGCAACGAAATGCATCCTCTAACATGTCACATTTTTCCATTTAAAACCCCTTTCACTAGTAGTTGTCAAAAAAGTACGTGAAAATATTTCAATTTAAAATATCATATCATATTTAATAAAAAATGTCAATATAATTAAAATTTATCAAAATATATGACTGAAGCGAAAAAACAAACTGGAAAAATTAAGCAGATAATCGGAGCCGTGGTGGACGTCGTTTTTGACGATAAACTTCCGGAAATTTTCAATGCCTTGGAAGTTGTTAAGGCCGATGGCGAAAAATTGATTCTCGAAGTGCAACAGCACACCGGTTTTAATGTTGTCCGCTGTATCGCCATGGGTTCGACTGATGGCTTGAAAAGAGGGGACACGGTTACCGATACCGGCGAGGGCATCCAGGTTCCGGTCGGCAAGGAAACTTTGGGCCGCATCTTCAATGTTTTGGGCGATGCCGTCGATGGTCAGCCGACTCCGAAGACTGCCAAGAAATACAATATCCACCGCAAGGCTCCGGAATTCACCGAGCAGTCCACCAAGACGGAAATTTTGGAAACCGGCATTAAGGTTATCGATTTGATCTGCCCGATCGCCAAGGGCGGTAAAGTCGGTTTGTTCGGCGGCGCCGGCGTGGGAAAAACTGTTGTCATCCAGGAGCTGATCAATAATATCGCCAAAGCTCACGGCGGCTATTCGGTTTTTGCCGGAGTCGGCGAACGCACTCGCGAAGGCAATGACTTGTATCATGAAATGAAAGACGCGGGCGTGTTGGATAAATTGGCGATGGTCTTTGGTCAGATGAATGAAGCGCCGGGCAACCGCGCGCGCATCGCGCTGGCCGGTTTGTCGCTCGCCGAATATTTCCGTGATGAAATGAATCAGGACGTTTTGTTCTTTGTTGATAATATTTTTAGATTTACGCAAGCCGGTTCCGAAGTTTCCACTTTGCTTGGCCGTTTGCCTTCTGCCGTAGGTTATCAGCCGACGCTCGCCACTGAAATGGGTGAACTCCAGGAAAGAATCACTTCTACTAATAAGGGTTCAATCACTTCCATCCAGGCCGTATATGTACCGGCTGACGATTTGACCGATCCGGCGCCGGCCACGACTTTCGCGCACTTGAATTCCACCGTCGTCTTGTCCCGCGGTCTGACCGAATTGGGAATTTATCCGGCCGTTGATCCCCTGGATTCTTCTTCGATAATTTTGGATCCGATCATCGTCGGCGAAGAGCATTATCAGGTCGCCCGCGGCGTGCAGAAAGTTTTGCAGCGCTATAAGGATTTGCAGGATATCATCGCCATCTTGGGCATGGAAGAATTGTCAGATGAAGACAAGCAGACCGTCACCCGCGCCCGCAAGATCCAGAAATTCTTGTCCCAGCCGTTCCAAGTCGCCGAAGCTTTCACCGGCCGTCCGGGAAAATTCGTCAAGCTCGCCGATACCGTCAAAGCCTTTGGTGAAATCTTGGCCGGCAAGCATGATGATAAAAGCGAGGATGAATTCTATATGGTGGGAGGGATTGAGGAAGTGGGAAAGAAGTAAGAAGTTAGAAGTATGAAGTTAGAAAATTTTCCTCCATTTTTGTCATCCTGAGCGCCGCGCGAAGGATCTATTATCGAAAGACACGGCTACTTGCAATTAAGAATTAGAAAGATAAAGTTTTCGATAAAAAATTTGGTTGAGGAAAATTCAATTTTGTACAAAATAGATCCTTCGTCAGGGACTCAGGATGACAAAAAATTGATAAAATTTATAAATTGAAGCATTATTTCAAAATTGAAAATTTAAAATTGAAAATTAAATTAGTATGGATAAGATAATCAAATTTGAAATCGTCACTCCGGAAAAAACCGTCTTAAAGGAGGACGTGGTTGAAGTGACCGTGCCGACCGAGGAAGGGGAAGTGACGATTCTGCCGCACCACGCGCCGCTGGTGGCGACGCTTAAGCCCGGAGTTTTGGTTTTGAAAAAATCGGATGGCGGGACCGACGTGGCGTTTATCGCCGGCGGATTTTTAGAGGTGTTAAGAAATAAAGTCGTGGTTTTAGCCGATACGGCCGAGCGCGCCGAAGAGATCGATCTGGCCAAAGTGGAGGAGGCGAGAGTTCGGGCGGAAAAAGCCATGAAGGAAACGCGGCATGAAGACGCCGAAGAATTCGCCCGCATCGCCGCCCAATTGGAGCACGAACTGGCCAAGACCCGGGCGGTCAACCGCTGGCGCAACATTAAAAAGTATTAAAATGCTTGACGCGAATAAATTCGACAAATTTTACCGCTCGCCCGCCGGGGAAAAAATGGCAGGCGAGGAGCTTTTGCCGGTGATCGGGCGATATCGATCAGCGGGTAATTTGAAAATTCTGGAAGTCG
This genomic window from Patescibacteria group bacterium contains:
- the atpG gene encoding ATP synthase F1 subunit gamma — encoded protein: MSSTKEIQRRIKSIGNTKKITKAMEMVSAAKMRKTIEAVLKTRSYANLSWMTVLNIASSVHAGKYLHPLLAQRKEIKREAIVLITSNRGLCGSFNSAVIAKAVNSVKKHHTDDKKLTENLSEKVERPVDFILLGKKGISVKSRYNYNIAAEFVKEDVAYQAKEVVPVAKMIINDFLSGKYDKVMVAYTDFVSPSKQIPRVKQILPIDLEAKDHHLGIVGRNPQVGLDAEFIKAKEEKYLHDEKHESYVFTYEPSAEEVLNEILPRLIEVQLFQALLESNASDHSARMAAMHKATDAAKDLVAELTLYYNKARQAAITREISEISAGVSAMNG
- the atpD gene encoding F0F1 ATP synthase subunit beta, whose protein sequence is MTEAKKQTGKIKQIIGAVVDVVFDDKLPEIFNALEVVKADGEKLILEVQQHTGFNVVRCIAMGSTDGLKRGDTVTDTGEGIQVPVGKETLGRIFNVLGDAVDGQPTPKTAKKYNIHRKAPEFTEQSTKTEILETGIKVIDLICPIAKGGKVGLFGGAGVGKTVVIQELINNIAKAHGGYSVFAGVGERTREGNDLYHEMKDAGVLDKLAMVFGQMNEAPGNRARIALAGLSLAEYFRDEMNQDVLFFVDNIFRFTQAGSEVSTLLGRLPSAVGYQPTLATEMGELQERITSTNKGSITSIQAVYVPADDLTDPAPATTFAHLNSTVVLSRGLTELGIYPAVDPLDSSSIILDPIIVGEEHYQVARGVQKVLQRYKDLQDIIAILGMEELSDEDKQTVTRARKIQKFLSQPFQVAEAFTGRPGKFVKLADTVKAFGEILAGKHDDKSEDEFYMVGGIEEVGKK
- the atpC gene encoding ATP synthase F1 subunit epsilon — protein: MDKIIKFEIVTPEKTVLKEDVVEVTVPTEEGEVTILPHHAPLVATLKPGVLVLKKSDGGTDVAFIAGGFLEVLRNKVVVLADTAERAEEIDLAKVEEARVRAEKAMKETRHEDAEEFARIAAQLEHELAKTRAVNRWRNIKKY